The Ignavibacteriales bacterium DNA segment AAGGAACTTGCTAAAGTTATTGTCGGGCAGAATGAAATAATTGATCAAATAATTATTGCGTTGCTGTCAAATGGTCACTGCCTGCTCGTTGGGGTGCCGGGACTTGCAAAGACACTGCTGATAAAATCATTAGCCGATGTGATGGATCTCAAATTCAACCGCATTCAGTTTACCCCCGACCTTATGCCCAGCGATATCACCGGCACAGAATTAATTGAAGAAGATCCGCTGACTAAAAGAAGAAATTTTCGATTTATACCGGGACCTGTTTTTGCTAACATAATTTTAGCAGATGAAATAAACCGTACCCCTCCCAAAACTCAAGCTGCACTTCTCGAAGCTATGCAGGAACATAAAGTAACTGCTGCCGGAGTGAGCTATAAGCTTGATGAACCATTCTTCGTACTGGCAACACAAAATCCTATTGAACAGGAAGGAACCTATCCACTGCCCGAAGCTCAGCTCGATCGTTTTATGTTCAATCTCTGGCTCGATTATCCCAGCTTTGATGAAGAACTAAAAATAGTTGAAACAACCACAAGTCAGTATTCGGCAAAATTGCAAAAAGTAATTAATGGTAGTGAATTAACTTCCTTTCAGAATTTAGTTAGAAGAGTTCCTGTCGCTGATAATGTCATACAATATGCAGTAAAAATTGTAAACCTAACCCGTCCTGCAAATCCTGAAGCTCCAAAGTTTATAAAGGATTGGATTACCTGGGGCGCCGGTCCGCGTGCGTCACAGTATTTGATACTTGCAGCAAAAACAAAATCAATTATCGAAGGGAGATTCACACCGAATATTGATGATGTGAAATCAGCCCTGATTCCAGTGCTAAGGCATAGGATCATCACCAACTTCAGTGCAGAAGCTGAAGGAATCAGATCTGTTGAAGTGATTAAGAAATTGATCAACTAACACCTCCGAGGTTTAGGAAAACCTCGGAGGTTTTGTAATCGTCAAATCTAAAATTTCAATATACTACTGTAAAAATCTGCAATAGGGTCCTGAAGCTTCATGGTCGTATTGTCAAAATCTGCAATAGGGTTCTGAAGCTTCATGGTCATATTGCAAAAATCTGCAATAGGGCTTTGAAGCTTCATGGTCGTATTGTAAAAAGTTGCAATAGGGAACTGAACGTTCAAGGCTGTATTGTAAAAAGTTGCAATAGGGCTTTGAAGCTTCATGATCGTATTGTAAAAGTAAGCAAGCCAATCTGGCAAAAAAGTTTGCCATTATAATCTTCTGAATCAAAATATGTATAGAATTTTGGTCAGCATGAGCGATAAGTCTTTTTAGAGGCGGGCTATCTTGTAATTCTTCAAGGTAAAATATACCTGTGAAGCAGCGGTTTTAACTACTGTTGCTGTCGGAACTGCCAGAAGCATTCCTAAAACTCCAAACAACTGACTGCCTGCGATAATAAGAAGAATTATAACTATCGGGTGCATATCAACACTTTTAGAAAATACAAAAGGCTGAACTATTCCATTATCCAAAGTGTAAATGGTAAGTAAAAGTAGAGTGATGTACGGAATTTGCGAGAAGTCACCATATTGAATCACGGAAAAAACCATTGCGGGGATACCCCCGATGACCGGACCGAAATAAGGTACAAGGTGACCAAGTCCGGCAAGCAATCCTAAAGGGAGGGAGTTATCAATGCCGATAAAAAATAAACCGAAACCCATTGTAACACCAACAAAAGTTGCGTCAAAGATCCATGCGCGCACGAATCTTCCAAGTTGATTAGAAATGCCTTTCAAAATCCAATAAGACATTTCAAAATATTTATTAGGAACTGCCTGTAAAATCCCGCGAAAAATTCTCCTGCTGTCCTTCAGTAAAAAGAATGTAATGAACGGAACAATAACAAGAATAGCAACTATTGAAACGATGCCTGAGAGCAAGTCACTAATCCTATCGAACGAGTGAACTATTTGATAGGAAACAAAATCTTCAACCCGCGTAACAAGTTCGCCGGGGGTATAAAAAGGCAGGTAGGTGTAAATCTCCTTATCAATTTTAACTA contains these protein-coding regions:
- a CDS encoding AAA family ATPase yields the protein MKDSDSQVDDIKLVEELKTKVSSIKKELAKVIVGQNEIIDQIIIALLSNGHCLLVGVPGLAKTLLIKSLADVMDLKFNRIQFTPDLMPSDITGTELIEEDPLTKRRNFRFIPGPVFANIILADEINRTPPKTQAALLEAMQEHKVTAAGVSYKLDEPFFVLATQNPIEQEGTYPLPEAQLDRFMFNLWLDYPSFDEELKIVETTTSQYSAKLQKVINGSELTSFQNLVRRVPVADNVIQYAVKIVNLTRPANPEAPKFIKDWITWGAGPRASQYLILAAKTKSIIEGRFTPNIDDVKSALIPVLRHRIITNFSAEAEGIRSVEVIKKLIN
- a CDS encoding AI-2E family transporter; protein product: MTTTKKSTYILLAAALLISFYILYLLADVVVILVISVLLTFIFIPLVSIFEKNGMNKLPATLIVFASAGFLIYLLLSFFIPKFFFQLNQLLNSLHDFSLHDSLVKIDKEIYTYLPFYTPGELVTRVEDFVSYQIVHSFDRISDLLSGIVSIVAILVIVPFITFFLLKDSRRIFRGILQAVPNKYFEMSYWILKGISNQLGRFVRAWIFDATFVGVTMGFGLFFIGIDNSLPLGLLAGLGHLVPYFGPVIGGIPAMVFSVIQYGDFSQIPYITLLLLTIYTLDNGIVQPFVFSKSVDMHPIVIILLIIAGSQLFGVLGMLLAVPTATVVKTAASQVYFTLKNYKIARL